One stretch of Miscanthus floridulus cultivar M001 chromosome 18, ASM1932011v1, whole genome shotgun sequence DNA includes these proteins:
- the LOC136521454 gene encoding uncharacterized protein yields the protein MALKSSRCSDESYIEPVLCWKKEFRSSVIKIVDSSLNSSLMPVDSICSIPASEDGFHLNKRRKMDEECDHLLTNGNMRDGSTTNFTTTGYISSPEHNTDGQSFMVNSSAEFSAGSRSNVNVNTGQPSSSSSAPSYFSQSIKDAWECSLPDTNTATAKPATELTSARDLCISILKRKICPAKDSELSRTSSTIDRDDNLNSPLFECMKCGLMEDPSKMLICDCCEGAFHLLCCNPRVKKIPEEEWYCLACKKKKPKSQRGKLTNTKVKSSKDIERPRRGLGPIRDMLVDSESYESDVRIGSKFQAEVPEWSGPISSREDQFAEPTELDPSKTTMLGCLEQFEDKKTTIGNWIQCREVLDTGVVCGKWRRAPLFVVQSNDWDCSCSVVWDPFHADCAVPQELETAEVREQLKYINKLKSRLGDSNQKR from the exons ATGGCTTTAAAATCTAGTAGATGCTCAGATGAAAGCTATATAGAACCTGTCCTATGCTGGAAGAAGGAATTCAGATCTTCTGtgattaaaattgttgattcgtCCTTGAACTCGAGTTTGATGCCTGTCGACAGTATTTGTTCAATTCCTGCTTCAGAAGATGGTTTCCATCTGAATAAACGAAGGAAGATGGATGAGGAATGTGATCACCTTCTGACAAATGGAAATATGAGAGATGGTAGTACGACAAACTTCACAACCACTGGATATATCTCATCTCCAGAGCACAACACGGATGGCCAATCATTTATGGTTAATTCAAGTGCAGAATTTTCAGCAGGATCACGTTCTAATGTCAATGTCAATACTGGCCAGCCATCATCCTCATCAAGTGCACCATCTTATTTCAGTCAGAGTATTAAAGATGCTTGGGAGTGTTCATTGCCTGATACAAATACTGCAACTGCAAAACCAGCAACAGAGTTAACATCAGCGAGGGACCTTTGCATCTCCATCCTTAAAAGAAAAATATGTCCCGCTAAAGACTCAGAACTAAGCAGAACATCAAGTACTATAGACCGTGATGATAATCTAAACAGTCCTTTATTTGAATGCATGAAATGCGGGTTGATGGAAGATCCATCCAAAATGTTAATTTGTGATTGTTGTGAAGGAGCATTTCATTTATTGTGTTGCAATCCACGTGTCAAGAAAATACCAGAGGAAGAGTGGTATTGTCTGGCCTGTAAAAAAAAGAAACCTAAGAGCCAACGTGGAAAGTTGACAAATACCAAAGTTAAATCATCCAAGGACATTGAAAGACCTCGTCGAGGTCTTGGTCCTATTCGAGATATGTTAGTGGATTCTGAATCATATGAAAGTGACGTGAGGATTGGTAGTAAGTTTCAAGCAGAAGTTCCAGAATGGTCTGGTCCTATTTCCAG TAGAGAAGATCAGTTTGCTGAGCCCACTGAACTTGATCCTAGTAAAACGACAATGCTGGGT TGCTTAGAACAGTTTGAGGATAAGAAAACCACTATCGGTAACTGGATCCAGTGCCGGGAAGTTCTAGACACAGGAGTTGTTTGTGGCAAATGGCGGAG GGCGCCATTGTTTGTTGTTCAATCAAACGACTGGGACTGTTCATGTTCAGTTGTTTGGGATCCTTTCCATGCTGATTGTGCTGTTCCGCAG GAATTGGAGACCGCTGAAGTTCGCGAGCAACTGAAGTACATAAATAAG